The genomic region aattaaagaatcaaataagcaaccgtattacagaacagaacttttaaacttttaaaagcttaaacaaacttattactgattaacagcactgaatgacaattctatactttataagccgtacggctagacaatgtCCGTAGGAAATGCTATACgtctcttgtctagccgtacggggccataccactagccactgcctttagcaaaatgtattcataaatgtggcctctatagtgatAACAAGTTTTTTTCTAGGATCTTGTGACCTAGTTTGTTGACGCATGCAATCCAGATTTATACTCGATCCAAATATAAGCATTGTGACtaattttcattaaatatgaGTGATGACAAGGTTTTTTCTAAGGTTTGACTTCGTTACCTTGTTGAAGACGCCCATGACCGAGATACAAACCTGTGTTATATAATGACTGAACAAAAATTCTTGCTACGTTTCATCACGATTGAGTGTAAATCCTGGCCTTTAGAGCGGTAACTAGGTTTTTCAAAGATTTGGCTTAGTGATCTAGCTTGTAGGTGCACCTCGTCCGATATATTATCTAGAAAAACATTCTTACAAAGTGTCATCGATATTGAATGAAAAAAGTGGTTTCCAGAGTGGTAACAAGCTAACGGTTAACGCCGCACACCGCGTTATAATCTGCAGAAGAAATGTTGCTCatgttaacccattcatgcctagcgtcctgaaaaaaggacattgcaaacagcggcgtctcatctgggtctgcgctgtttgcttaaaggaatttcagtaagtaatattctaaatatagaaataaatataccagacatccctaattttggaaataaattgatccaatttagaaggatgggagagtccattgggcataaatgggttaatgaatctGTAGATCATGAACAGAGAGTTATAGTCATTGTGCTCTGCACTACCGATGTATCATTATATGAAGTTGAATTACTTTAATACTTCCCGAATTATACACCTCACAAGTAGACGATCAGGGCTACACAAAAACTAAGTGAAGGGCAAGAACTAAAAAATAATGTACCGACAtgagagttgtggttcttgaaaTCTGCATATTCTATAATTTTCATCTCTTAAactgcaaattattttaaaacgttttaatacaaaaaaatatgctCCACACACGAACTTTTCGCGGTTAATCTTTTGTTGGTAATGTTCGCTTAGAAGTTTCATTACAAGGATGTTGGGACTATCTATTTTCAATAATACAATACCCCAAATACCaaatcatttgaaataaacattcaaaatactTCAGAATTATTCGAAATGGGTCACATGAGGTCAACAACTAAATGACAATGTCAAATTAAAGATTAAAGTTGTAGATTGTTAACACCTATGAAGTCATATTTATaatccattcttcatgaaacttggacaaaCTTGTTATAATGACATTTCAGCTATGTGCCAAACTGTCTTTGTTCCGTTTAAAAACGACAAGATGGGGGGGGGGCAGtgtagttttccttatatatttatagtaaaaatggttaacactctacaagtaacatttatggtccaatctttatgatatacatgtagttcttATGAGAGCTCGGCTGAGTTCGAACATGATTCtgattcgttgaaaaacatggccgcaagttgCGAGGCAGTTGTCTCCACAAGGCTTTAGTTACACCTTTGTAACATTCTATAAGTCCCATGTATAGTCAACTCTTCATGTAacgtggtcagaacatttcttctCATGATATCTCGGCTGATTTCGAAAACGGTTCTGGTTCGTCGAAAACATGACCATCagagggcagttttccttatatggcttttataaaaccttgttaacattctagaagtcacaatctCGGCTAATtgcgaaaatggttcaggtcgcTTGAAAAACAAGGCCACCATGTTCATGAGGATGATGGTTCAcaataatgacgatgatgatgatgatgatgatgatgatgatgatgatgatgatgatgatgatgatgatgatgatgatgatgatgatgatgatgataatggtgatggattcagaaacattattAAAAACCATCACTTCTAATTatattgcattactcaaattatTTATCGCGTTTACTACATATTTTTTCCTCAGAAAGTCACATAGATGTAAACCCAGAAAAAAAGCAAGTTTCATCTTAATCTGATTTGACCTTTCATTTTCTATCCTCTGTCAACTGTGCTTGCTTTGTTGTGGCACAAACGTATTTATTGATACTTTCTTAAATGTCCATTTGGTGATTGTGTAACAGACTTTTATCTTAAACTATCTAGAAATAAGGCCCCAACTGGGCACCATTGATAAGTAAAGATATCATATTGCACATGTTTAAGACAGTTTATTAAAGAAGGCACATGCAGTCAATCCGTAGTTTTGTGTGATTATCACACATATGTGGGTTTAAcaagttttattgttgtttcaatttgaaatataattacaatataagtctgaaaatggttccggttgctaaAACAAGTTCCCCAGTGGAGTGGGCAGTTTTTCttcatatggctatagtgaaacattgtgaacaatCTTTAAGTCGCATATTTAGTTCaaacttaatgaaacttgctgAGAATATATGTTCAGAGATTAAATGATTATGTTTCATAAAGGACTTTCATTATTTTGATCTCCACCTTCTCAGAATAGTTAAGTTCTTTCGGGTCTCAGGTAAGCGACTTAAGACCCACGACCCTCATGTTCGACAATGTTATCGTCATAAAACAGCATAGTGTGGTATAATGAACATACCTTATTCATTGTAACTTGTAATAGACGCGCCGTATCGTGATCATTTTGCCAAGAGCGGAAATGAGAGATTAAATTTTAACTAACATAAACAATcaaacatatacatgtttataccATTTTTATTCGTTTCCActacacaaaaaaaaaaaaaaaaaaaaacacaagtaacATAGCTATTCACATACTCAGTTCAAAGTGAAACAAATAATGTCTTGTTAAATTGTGTTATAGTAGTGTTTAtcgttaaataaaaacaactgtAAGAACTGCTGGAAGTGTTTACATTTCGCTAATGgatattcttaattattttataaaaaaaataatctatttaaataatatatttcaatctagattgataaaattaaataaatcgtacaaacacgtcacttttgtttattaaaatgttttaagtacCAAACATGTTTCGGacatagccttcatcagtagtacattaatataaacaaatacaaaggatTTGTTTTATAATCTAGATTGATATTAATAGCATGTAGGTCATGATAATTATGTTTCATATCAGCGACTTTAAAAAAACGTTCAATTAATGGTTTTAATgcaagtgttttatttgtattctatCCTGCTAAATGGAGTATAAAAACAGAAGACCAGCATTTGATTCCATACTGTGACCCTGTTACTCTTAAACACTTTCAGATTTCCATAGTGTTGCATAATAATATACCAACAACTTAAATATAAGTTTCTGTAGCATTCCAGAGATAGAATACATAATTTCTTTTAATCAGAAATCAATGCAATCATAAATGTGTTTCGCGAGATGGTCACCTATTGACTTATACTATGCTATTAAGCTACAGAATAaaccaatatatataaatatcaaaataacagTTAAAAACAACAATTGCATCCTTAAAAAAAACGATTGGTGTTATAATAAAACGAGTTTTtattacatataatatgttttaacaaatattgcaaataaataaactaatgtaaatattaaataaacgtaAAAGTACATAAGATTAGATAGTGTTACCCAGGTAGATGTTGCATCTTGTTTTGCATATATGCACAAGATGTACACAACAACGTAGGCACAAATTTCTAGTACAAACCAAATAAGTGcgtatatgtaaaatatatgtccTACTTGCGACCCAATCAACTACCAATAATACACTTTTGTAGCGGTCCAGTCCTATATTTAAAGTATGTAAACAGTAAGAAAAAATCTATACTACTAATTTTCTCGCGCACGAGAAAATGAACTTTAATGAGAGTTTAAAATACGAGAACCATGAGTTTAGCatccatttaataaataatgcgCATTACATTAGCAGTCTGCAGGACCAATCAAAGAAAATGTCAAGACTGACCTCCTGATCAGTTTGTTGCATCAGCTCAAACAATATCTCTGCAATGCGTATACGTATCGGTGCCTGAAACCCTCTGATTGGAAGCTCCAGCATCAGCATCTCCAACTCCATCCTTTTCTGGCTAAACCACAACATCGGTTCCGGGGACGCAACAATGGCCTTCCGTATCTTCTCCAATCGAAGTATTACCCTGGGACCTTCGTCCATCATGTCCGTGATATCTGCTACCCATTTTCTCTGCAGCGCACCATCCAACCCACAGGCTGCCATTAAATTTCTATCTGGAATCATGTAATAGCTAAGTTTTTTTTCCGCAATAGCAGTCCTAAGCTCTCTCAGTGCGTTATGAAGCCAGTAAAGTAAGCTGCGTGAATGAAACTCTGTCTGTGGAGTATTTTCAGCTTGCCATAATATGATGTTTTTCAACACGTACgatgttatttctttattatttggttTTATTATATCTCTAAGGATCATTTTAAGAATGACATATACTTTTACTTGTGTGTCGTTAAGGTTGTTTACAAGTTCTGCCTCGCCGGTGTTGAAACAAATCCTCCACTCCACGTGCTTGTAATCGCTTCCCTTAAACCCTACTGGAGTAACAAAGGCTCCTAATGATACTACTTTCTGAACTATAGTTGGTGATGGCCAATTACGTCGTCTGTCAGCCCATCTCTGTAGGATGCTGGGGCAGTAACACCGTAGTGCGATAACCGTGTCAAAATGATATACACCAAAATATGCAAAAGGCAGCGACGGCCCGGCTCGTTCATGACGCTCCAAATGTGCAATATGTGGTAATGAACGTGAATTTTCATCTAGCAATAAGCTACTACTTAATAGAACGCCCCCATATCCATTATCACACAGAGCCTTGGTAATTACAGGATAATGTGCATGAGCAGCTGGTCTCTCTTGTAACAGTCTGCAGTGCCCTGGATATACACGTGTATCCATCGTATCCATCCTAAACACATCTATGTCGTCTGAAATAGTGAGCAGATTGATATCAGCTTCCACACAGAGGACATCCTTCAGCACAAATAATATGTCCAAGTCGCTTTCCAAACGGCAGGTCAGTCCCTCTGCCTTGCTCCCAGCTATGATAAATGTATCGTTCATTCCATTATTCAAAGCTAGTGCATTCACCAGCCTGCCAATCTCCCTGTACTTCTCAACGCGCCACCGTCTCATCATCTCGCCGTAACCAAGCCGGGTCATTATAGTACAGATCTCTATGGACAAACTTTCCACataattctgaaaaaaacaacGACACGATATTAATGTCAGTTAGAGATAaaaattttatttgattaaaactataaacaaatcAAGATACTCATCTGGAAAGTTAGTTACAATAATTTTCGATCAATGttagttttgttaatttaaaatttatgGCTCTTGATATACgatttaaatatatgttgaattattaaatagtaaaataaatagaaCGAGTACAATTAAATGCATGTATAAGTTTGAACATTAAGCTTTACAAGTAGTGTTTGTAAACACAGAGACGCGCCACAGTTTTATGGATACTactaataatatattaatattattagcaAAATCAGTAATATGTTTGTCGTTCTGAAACTGAAAAAGTAATGTTAGCTCTTACTCCGAgtcatattgtattttttaaatcttagataataaaaaagaaattagaATATCCTTGTTATGAAGAAAATTGCACGTATGTACTTTGTGTGTTAATTAAAGACAAAGAGGCAGTCTTGGGTAATAGCTCGATAACAGACTTAAAGTGATTCAGATTAGATTGATgagataaaatatatattagcaaatAATTCGGGATTTACGTTTGAGATTATATTTTATCTTATCAATCTCATATCAGTCCCACAGTTTAGGGATATTAATCACAGTCGCGTCGGTCACCACTTTTAAGGCAAATTTCTGAGGGAAGAGTATGGATAAAATAATAAGTACACTGATACGTGCGCAttgtattatgaacatgtgtggataataaAGAATGCATTCAatttattaaagtttattagtttattatcgAAACTTTAAGGACTAGTAACTTTATtctatttgattattttaatatttttcattttatggatttcaaattaaacatctttaaatacaaacatgaacACGCTCCTGTGTCTTGAAAGGCTCTCCCGACCTACCTGAGAGTGAAAATAGTACACGCTGCTGCGTCTGGGAATGCTCTCAATCCTTGAAATATCTGAAAATGACAACTACATACGCTGCTGCGTCTGGGAATGCTCTCAACCGTTGAAATATCTGAAAGTGACAACTACACACGCTGCTTTCTCAGTCAAGGACGAACCTGGGGGTGATAACTATACCTGTTTATTCTCGGAACGTTCTCAGTCCTTGACTTACTGTAAATGAGAATAACAAATGTACAAGAAGGTTCGTCTGGAAACACTTCCAGTCTCTAAATTGGCAGATAGTGAAACCTGTACAGCCTTTtgtgtctgggaacgcttccagCCCCTTACTTACCTCAGATCTACGTCTGTACAGACTTctgtgtctgggaacgcttccagtctctgatttgcAAGAGAATGACGACTGTTCATGCTGCTGTGTCTTGGAAAACTTTCATTCTCGGACTTACGAGAGGGAGACGACAGAAAAAGCTGCTGTGCCTGAGAAAGCTTATAGTCTGACTTACTCGAGAGTGACGGCTGTACAGGCCGCGGTGTTTATGATCGCTTCCACTCTCTGATTAACCTAAGAGTGAAGACAGTACATTCTGCTGTGTCTCTGGACTCTTATATTCTCTGATGATTACCTGAGAGTGACGGCTGTGTCGGAGAATGCTTATAGTCTGACTTACTCGAGAGTGACGGCTGTACAGGCCGCTGTATCTATGATCGCTTCCAGTCTCTGACCACGTATATACCTCGTCTCCTTCTGCCATTTTGAAATCTGGATGTTAacataaatttgaataaattaaagatGGCACTACGAAAGGTAATCCTTTACGTTCATATTAAGTTTGttatgaatgtttgtgttttataaGAGTTTAAGTTCTGATAACTTCGCATTAAACGTCAACAACACGATAAAATCGATCTGTAACCTATAATGTCTTACcacattcatataaaatatacaaacatacCTGAATATTCAAAAGCCTTAGGGACTATTCTCCTCCAGGTTCATTATGGGTGTAACTTGTGCGGTGTATCGTCATACGGGTAAAGACAGTCCTGGTTGTATCAATGAACCTGGtggtaaaaaacaaatccaaactAATTTCGCAAAACTAAGCGGGGATTCTCCTAGTTGCAATAATGCCATTCCCATCTACTGAACCTTCTAGTCGCTGTACATCTGTagtcataaaagctcaaagcattcaagagaAGTAAGGATTCCCAATGGTGCTattgtttgacattttaaaagaaacaagTTTGCATACGCCGCACATTTATTTACACCAATCAATCGTTCGATAAGAAGAATATGaataaaatatgacaaaaataacttccgattcaaaaaataaaataaatatgtgttcaaAACACATGCAAAGTTATAGTTTGAAGGTTGTATGctgcatttgttattattattagtataatgtCTTGCACATTCGATTTCAAAATCCAGTCGACTCGAGTGTCTTCATTATTTATTCGAGGTGCTACAAAGTATTTTTGAATGTTCACCAATAGTCCACTGCCACAACATATTTAATATGATAAAAATTTACATTAATCTCAAACAAATGACACAATCAAACACACATAAAAGTTTAGGGTTGTATAAAACAATTTCGATTTCAAAATCATTCGAAAGTAATTTCTTAGAAGTTAAGTTATACGATTGGCTGGTCATATACACTCGTACTTGTAATaaacaaatgattatttaatatgATACACACTTTTATATGTACgtaaatacaattaaatgatCACGGTTAATCTACTTACGAACCTAATGTACGAGAATGGTATTTCCCAGGTTGAATAACCTCGCTGTAATCAACTATTTCCGTCTACAATTAAGTCATTTAGATCTAGTCATTATTCAAATAGATATAATATTAACACGTTTCATTAAAGAATTAATCTGCCGTCAGTTCACGGCGAAGTAGAGTTAATGTTTTCAGTGGGCTAAACACGTGACTTTGATATAATCAGCTTTATTTCCCTGGTTGCCTCTACAAATAACACCACTGCGCATGACCGCGACATGCTTGCATCAGTGAACACTTGTCTTCTGTGGCCATGGTTTGGTTGATTGCTGAGtagatatgagcctcgctctcggaaaacagggcttaacgcattgagtaaagtgtcgtcccagaatagcctgttcagtccgcacaggctaatcagggacgacactttccgcctttactggattttttaGACTTCCTATATCCGAAAAATACAGAAAAGTGGACAGCACttcctaatctgggacgagacttaacacacatgcagtTCACCTGATTAAGAATAAGATTAAACATTAATCGTTAAGATATGTAATCGCTTAACATTCACATGTATAAGTTTTCCGATGCACAAAAACATGGTTTTTGGTCGATATAGTAGATAATTTGGTGTTTTTctaaaagagatggagccaatgccaaggaggtggcgttATTGACAGGAGATGGTGCCAATGCACTATTTAATCTATTTTAATTTTCGATGACGACCATACactttttgtttcgtattccagGTTGAGCGTTCGGTATTTTTTCTGAATTCGATCATacttatgaaatatattataaaaagttaaGTCAACACTATTATGAAGAAACATGTGTAACAAAGAGATTTTTAAATGTCTGTTAATGACTATACTACAAAACTGAGTATACTAAACAAGAAGGTAGTGCCCCAGAttagctgcgtatctgcgtctttcacactattaaaatgttaaaaaacgcaaagaaatacaatatcatgcgtattgaaaacgcaaccgatttgacttttacgcaaattcgtcaaatttgatgagtataatacaatagctttgatcgaaaatgctttgctcattttcggtattttctctttggaattattatcataaTGCGGCGACGCTTTCAATCAGCAGGCGTCTGGGTGAtggagcaggaaaacagtcaaagttatccAAAACCTCTGCGGACTATATTTCGTTGTTAAACAAGCgaattcgttgaatttatatccccaaccaatatgcttctggacacaaaagtgttatatttgacactaaaaaaagcattttttcaagatacaaagggccataactccgtaattaacagatggtgtgcaatgccatttggcgtgcatcatcctcttatccatatgtatactcataccaagtttaaatgaaatccgccaaagcacttccaagatatggccccggacacaaaaaagcattttttcaagatacaaagggcaataactccgttattaacagatagtgtacaatgcaatttggcatgcagtatcctcttatccatatacatactcatatcaagtttcaatgaaatccgccaaagcacttccaagatatggcttcggacacataagtgccggacggacggaaagacggacggaagggcggacggacggaaagacggacggacggacaacgccaaaacaatttccctccgcctatggcgggggataataaacagTCTGAcgaaattatttacgacgacattcATGCGTtttaaatctgacttaatccgtctttcattgtaaagcgtctgtacatTCAGCTTCTATTACGACGCGGAATAAAaagtctaagagaggtcgaaagacgtccgcgattgttgcgcaaaAATTTCAGTCGATCGCAAACGTTTTTGAACCAAAAAGCAaaagccaataagtgccgaatcatcagtgttatttttttgtgttaagtttaaagtttagaatctatattatggacagtttcaaggattaaagatgttatgaaacatcagtttattaaagttaatgatgatattttacatttttattgaataaataaaagtgtgcagcttcaacagaagtaaagcggcAATTATTTTACAGTATGCATTATAATTTCTcagttcaccctatttcaagaatgaaatcgcccaatttttcaaaatcaatcggtGAAatccctatttcccaaataattatccgGGGCACTGAAAAAGGTAACGATTAAAGCCGAAGCTATCCTTTTTTGCAGATATTAGTAGTAACGAATGGCATATGCTAGCCTATTAAAATTCGTTGACCTTTGCCTTTTAGTAAATCAAGCACTTTTAATAGCGGACAAAACCCagcgtttcaagaagaagtattatctttTATTACATCGTGAATAAGTGTACAAATTTATTGTACAGAACATATTTTGAGAAAGTTGAGATTTAGTTATTGAATGTAttgaatataacatattttttatttgaatcgtacaatacgttttttttcttcatgTTATTGACTTCTTAATTAAGTTGGTTACTTATATATTcacatttttacattttgttataGAATAAGTTTATGTTCGGTATATATTTGGGCTTAAGTatttacgttgaaaaataaaaataaatatgaaaagaaCATACAAtatgaaaaactacaaaattatCTAATATATTTGCAAGGTGTCAATGTGTCTGTGAATGCAGCAACTCGAAAATGttgaacgcaatcgtttgatgtcgttcgCGAATTAATCGGATGGAATTTTGCTCGACACACATGCATACTGCATTAATGTGCTTTCAAAACTCCACCATGCCGCAACTTATTAAGGTCCTTAAGTTTTCAAATGGGTTGTGgttgtatgtttatgtacatttgtggatgaataaatcttcgctgaattgcactacattgcccgatttttacaatattgcgaaatatgttggaaaaacatttaaaacctaCTCACCATGAAGAAAAATCCGTGAAAATTCAAACCATCCGGTACAAAGCGCCGCCTCGAaaatagcattggctcatttattaacgCATCGCAGAAAGAGGTGGTGCATGTGATCAACGGCCGTATGGTGTGTGATTCACTGCTGAGTTGATATGAGCttcgctctaggaaaacaggtCTTAACACATATgaggtaagtgtcgtcccagaatagcccaTTCAGTCGCACAGGCAAATCacggacgacacattccgccgtAACTGCATTTTCGCTCAGGAGAGACTTCCCATaaacgaaaattaaaaaaaagtggaCTGCACgtcctaatctgggacgacactttacgtagggatgcattaagcaccgttttcccagagcgagacttcTATAAGCTGTATTTAACCCttcgcatgctgggaaatttgtcgtctgctaaaatgtcgtctgttgaatttctaaaataagcattttcttcgaatttttttcaaagaatactatcagaatagcaaacagtttggatccagatgagacgccacgttctgtggcgtctcatctggatccaaactgtttgtaaaggactttacaattcggttcccgcactgaacgAGTTTATAAAACGGATAGTGTTTTAAATCAAGTGCAATCTCATTTTACTTTCGATGCAATTCCTCTGATTAAGGAGAAGATTAGACATTAATCATTAAGATATGTAATCGCATAGCATTAACATTCTTCAGACGTTAACACAGGATTCAGTAAATTAAACATTCAGTTGACCAAATAGGAAATAGCAAACTTAGAATTCGCTAAATATAATCTGCGGATGTTTTCTTTGAAAGCCCATATATCATGGTTTGCTTTGATTGCTGAATAACCTCATTATTTATTGCATAATAACACCATGATTGTTTTTGCAGAATAACTCCATGATGTATTTCAGATTAACAGCATGAGGAATCGCAAAATAACCTTCAATCTTTAATCATCTTTAATTTCCTTCCAATTCAACAACAAATCAGGTTTGGGATGGTGTTGGAATAAgaattaattaaagcaaagtttataattATACTAATCGTTGCAAATACATTGTAAATCTATTTAAATCAACATAACTTCTATAATTTGAACCTAATTGCATCTGCAAGTTAGCTAAAAAAGGCAAATTGGAAATATTTC from Dreissena polymorpha isolate Duluth1 unplaced genomic scaffold, UMN_Dpol_1.0 chrUn074, whole genome shotgun sequence harbors:
- the LOC127863987 gene encoding uncharacterized protein LOC127863987 isoform X2 codes for the protein MTRLGYGEMMRRWRVEKYREIGRLVNALALNNGMNDTFIIAGSKAEGLTCRLESDLDILFVLKDVLCVEADINLLTISDDIDVFRMDTMDTRVYPGHCRLLQERPAAHAHYPVITKALCDNGYGGVLLSSSLLLDENSRSLPHIAHLERHERAGPSLPFAYFGVYHFDTVIALRCYCPSILQRWADRRRNWPSPTIVQKVVSLGAFVTPVGFKGSDYKHVEWRICFNTGEAELVNNLNDTQVKVYVILKMILRDIIKPNNKEITSYVLKNIILWQAENTPQTEFHSRSLLYWLHNALRELRTAIAEKKLSYYMIPDRNLMAACGLDGALQRKWVADITDMMDEGPRVILRLEKIRKAIVASPEPMLWFSQKRMELEMLMLELPIRGFQAPIRIRIAEILFELMQQTDQEVSLDIFFDWSCRLLM
- the LOC127863987 gene encoding uncharacterized protein LOC127863987 isoform X1, coding for MAEGDEVYTWSETGSDHRYSGLYSRHSRNYVESLSIEICTIMTRLGYGEMMRRWRVEKYREIGRLVNALALNNGMNDTFIIAGSKAEGLTCRLESDLDILFVLKDVLCVEADINLLTISDDIDVFRMDTMDTRVYPGHCRLLQERPAAHAHYPVITKALCDNGYGGVLLSSSLLLDENSRSLPHIAHLERHERAGPSLPFAYFGVYHFDTVIALRCYCPSILQRWADRRRNWPSPTIVQKVVSLGAFVTPVGFKGSDYKHVEWRICFNTGEAELVNNLNDTQVKVYVILKMILRDIIKPNNKEITSYVLKNIILWQAENTPQTEFHSRSLLYWLHNALRELRTAIAEKKLSYYMIPDRNLMAACGLDGALQRKWVADITDMMDEGPRVILRLEKIRKAIVASPEPMLWFSQKRMELEMLMLELPIRGFQAPIRIRIAEILFELMQQTDQEVSLDIFFDWSCRLLM